Proteins co-encoded in one Medicago truncatula cultivar Jemalong A17 chromosome 8, MtrunA17r5.0-ANR, whole genome shotgun sequence genomic window:
- the LOC11436696 gene encoding uncharacterized protein isoform X1, translating into MQPKKLGRGRPKKQKRERLDEESNIVIQPRKMGRTKKQKRKVGRPKKQKTENMDEDGNPSHSESTTNNNNQSQSWAVSARSRKQITPNSNMISDRCDLRFSKRLIETGATSLPRCSKPNISREHSSSSDSIQQLDVSANTINSANQVPEEGSDQVESMSRYLVQVVYPLTMEPELEHKEAENVENSTGGIPENMGELGEAEMSFSHNSNKMAGQIALEEKVPLEKESLSGKIQASNRFEENAPLEKQSLSGEIQASNRFEEVTNMKSISRAGCLSPSFSLKLTEVVDMVRNEDGDEVDSNVRSRPEDTINGYQVKPEFMPMLRKIIGKHGDIAKNCLAKSVKFRSVLLEMICGIISDLDEKNVKNTREEVLKTKIDQVDEIKSMKVEVEWLRTRLVEALDAREIMKKFVMLKEKTDDNRKLIEDVESELKECEEEKKEASERLREICDKETACKQRLAIAKEESATISTTVGYAKSKVKRFLKCSVVDGLF; encoded by the exons ATGCAACCGAAGAAGCTAGGGAGAGGGAGACCGAAGAAGCAAAAAAGGGAACGCTTGGACGAGGAAAGCAACATAGTCATACAACCCCGGAAGATGGGTAGAACAAAAAAGCAGAAGAGGAAGGTGGGGAGACCAAAGAAGCAGAAAACAGAGAACATGGACGAGGATGGCAACCCTTCCCATTCTGAGTCAACAACCAACAATAACAACcag TCACAGTCTTGGGCTGTCTCTGCTAGAAGTAGAAAGCAAATAACACCAAATTCCAACATGATTTCTGATCGCTGTGATTTGAGATTTTCTAAAAGGCTTATAGAAACTGGAGCAACATCTCTGCCAAGATGTTCAAAGCCTAACATCTCAAGAGAACATTCTTCTTCATCTGATAGCATCCAACAACTTGATGTATCAGCCAACACAATCAATTCt GCAAATCAAGTTCCAGAAGAAGGTTCTGATCAAGTAGAATCCATGTCAAGATACCTAGTACAAGTTGTTTATCCTCTCACAATGGAACCAGAGTTGGAGCATAAAGAGGctgaaaatgttgaaaattCAACAGGAGGTATACCTGAGAATATGGGAGAATTAGGTGAGGCTGAAATGTCATTCTCccataattcaaataaaatggCTGGACAGATTGCATTAGAAGAAAAGGTCCCTCTTGAAAAGGAGTCTTTGTCAGGGAAAATTCAAGCCTCAAATAGGTTTGAGGAAAATGCCCCTCTTGAAAAGCAGTCTTTGTCAGGGGAAATTCAAGCCTCAAATAGGTTTGAGGAAGTGACAAATATGAAGTCTATTTCAAGGGCTGGATGTCTATCCCCATCTTTTAGCCTCAAACTAACTGAAGTGGTTGACATGGTCAGAAATGAAGATGGTGATGAGGTTGATTCAAATGTACGAAGCCGGCCTGAGGATACGATTAATGGATACCAAGTGAAACCGGAATTTATGCCGATGTTAAGAAAAATTATCGGTAAGCATGGAGATATTGCTAAGAATTGCTTGGCAAAGTCTGTAAAATTCCGTTCGGTGTTGTTGGAGATGATCTGTGGAATTATATCAGATTTGGACGAAAAGAATGTTAAAAACACCAGAGAAGAAGTCCTGAAAACCAAGATTGATCAGGTTGATGAAATAAAAAGCATGAAAGTGGAGGTTGAATGGCTTCGCACAAGGCTAGTTGAGGCACTTGACGCAAGGGAGATTATGAAGAAGTTTGTTATGCTAAAAGAGAAAACAGACGATAACAGGAAGCTCATTGAAGACGTTGAAAGTGAATTGAAAGAAtgtgaagaagagaagaaggaaGCATCAGAGAGGTTGAGAGAAATATGTGATAAAGAGACTGCTTGCAAACAGAGATTGGCCATAGCGAAGGAAGAGTCTGCCACAATATCTACAACAGTTGGGTATGCTAAATCTAAAGTCAAACGCTTTCTGAAATGCTCAGTGGTAGATGGTTTGTTTTAG
- the LOC11436696 gene encoding uncharacterized protein isoform X2: MQPKKLGRGRPKKQKRERLDEESNIVIQPRKMGRTKKQKRKVGRPKKQKTENMDEDGNPSHSESTTNNNNQANQVPEEGSDQVESMSRYLVQVVYPLTMEPELEHKEAENVENSTGGIPENMGELGEAEMSFSHNSNKMAGQIALEEKVPLEKESLSGKIQASNRFEENAPLEKQSLSGEIQASNRFEEVTNMKSISRAGCLSPSFSLKLTEVVDMVRNEDGDEVDSNVRSRPEDTINGYQVKPEFMPMLRKIIGKHGDIAKNCLAKSVKFRSVLLEMICGIISDLDEKNVKNTREEVLKTKIDQVDEIKSMKVEVEWLRTRLVEALDAREIMKKFVMLKEKTDDNRKLIEDVESELKECEEEKKEASERLREICDKETACKQRLAIAKEESATISTTVGYAKSKVKRFLKCSVVDGLF; encoded by the exons ATGCAACCGAAGAAGCTAGGGAGAGGGAGACCGAAGAAGCAAAAAAGGGAACGCTTGGACGAGGAAAGCAACATAGTCATACAACCCCGGAAGATGGGTAGAACAAAAAAGCAGAAGAGGAAGGTGGGGAGACCAAAGAAGCAGAAAACAGAGAACATGGACGAGGATGGCAACCCTTCCCATTCTGAGTCAACAACCAACAATAACAACcag GCAAATCAAGTTCCAGAAGAAGGTTCTGATCAAGTAGAATCCATGTCAAGATACCTAGTACAAGTTGTTTATCCTCTCACAATGGAACCAGAGTTGGAGCATAAAGAGGctgaaaatgttgaaaattCAACAGGAGGTATACCTGAGAATATGGGAGAATTAGGTGAGGCTGAAATGTCATTCTCccataattcaaataaaatggCTGGACAGATTGCATTAGAAGAAAAGGTCCCTCTTGAAAAGGAGTCTTTGTCAGGGAAAATTCAAGCCTCAAATAGGTTTGAGGAAAATGCCCCTCTTGAAAAGCAGTCTTTGTCAGGGGAAATTCAAGCCTCAAATAGGTTTGAGGAAGTGACAAATATGAAGTCTATTTCAAGGGCTGGATGTCTATCCCCATCTTTTAGCCTCAAACTAACTGAAGTGGTTGACATGGTCAGAAATGAAGATGGTGATGAGGTTGATTCAAATGTACGAAGCCGGCCTGAGGATACGATTAATGGATACCAAGTGAAACCGGAATTTATGCCGATGTTAAGAAAAATTATCGGTAAGCATGGAGATATTGCTAAGAATTGCTTGGCAAAGTCTGTAAAATTCCGTTCGGTGTTGTTGGAGATGATCTGTGGAATTATATCAGATTTGGACGAAAAGAATGTTAAAAACACCAGAGAAGAAGTCCTGAAAACCAAGATTGATCAGGTTGATGAAATAAAAAGCATGAAAGTGGAGGTTGAATGGCTTCGCACAAGGCTAGTTGAGGCACTTGACGCAAGGGAGATTATGAAGAAGTTTGTTATGCTAAAAGAGAAAACAGACGATAACAGGAAGCTCATTGAAGACGTTGAAAGTGAATTGAAAGAAtgtgaagaagagaagaaggaaGCATCAGAGAGGTTGAGAGAAATATGTGATAAAGAGACTGCTTGCAAACAGAGATTGGCCATAGCGAAGGAAGAGTCTGCCACAATATCTACAACAGTTGGGTATGCTAAATCTAAAGTCAAACGCTTTCTGAAATGCTCAGTGGTAGATGGTTTGTTTTAG
- the LOC120575829 gene encoding uncharacterized protein isoform X1, with protein sequence MQPRRIKRQRKNKKDEDVNISNSDSTTNNNNNMSESWEGPRRQLNPNPRRSLRYSRRLLEMGATSQPKISTGYSSTSDDIQILDANQVPEEGSDQVESMSRYLVQVVYPLTMEPELEHKEAENVENSTGGIPENMGELGEAEMSFSHNSNKMAGQIALEEKVPLEKESLSGKIQASNRFEENAPLEKQSLSGEIQASNRFEEVTNMKSISRAGCLSPSFSLKLTEVVDMVRNEDGDEVDSNVRSRPEDTINGYQVKPEFMPMLRKIIGKHGDIAKNCLAKSVKFRSVLLEMICGIISDLDEKNVKNTREEVLKTKIDQVDEIKSMKVEVEWLRTRLVEALDAREIMKKFVMLKEKTDDNRKLIEDVESELKECEEEKKEASERLREICDKETACKQRLAIAKEESATISTTVGYAKSKVKRFLKCSVVDGLF encoded by the exons ATGCAACCAAGGAGGATAAAGAGACAAAGGAAGaacaaaaaggatgaagatGTCAACATTTCTAACTCAGATTCaaccacaaacaacaataacaacatg TCCGAGTCTTGGGAAGGCCCGAGAAGGCAATTAAATCCGAATCCCCGTCGAAGCTTGAGATACTCGAGAAGACTTCTTGAAATGGGAGCAACCTCACAACCTAAAATATCAACAGGATATTCTTCTACCTCTGATGACATCCAAATTCTTGAT GCAAATCAAGTTCCAGAAGAAGGTTCTGATCAAGTAGAATCCATGTCAAGATACCTAGTACAAGTTGTTTATCCTCTCACAATGGAACCAGAGTTGGAGCATAAAGAGGctgaaaatgttgaaaattCAACAGGAGGTATACCTGAGAATATGGGAGAATTAGGTGAGGCTGAAATGTCATTCTCccataattcaaataaaatggCTGGACAGATTGCATTAGAAGAAAAGGTCCCTCTTGAAAAGGAGTCTTTGTCAGGGAAAATTCAAGCCTCAAATAGGTTTGAGGAAAATGCCCCTCTTGAAAAGCAGTCTTTGTCAGGGGAAATTCAAGCCTCAAATAGGTTTGAGGAAGTGACAAATATGAAGTCTATTTCAAGGGCTGGATGTCTATCCCCATCTTTTAGCCTCAAACTAACTGAAGTGGTTGACATGGTCAGAAATGAAGATGGTGATGAGGTTGATTCAAATGTACGAAGCCGGCCTGAGGATACGATTAATGGATACCAAGTGAAACCGGAATTTATGCCGATGTTAAGAAAAATTATCGGTAAGCATGGAGATATTGCTAAGAATTGCTTGGCAAAGTCTGTAAAATTCCGTTCGGTGTTGTTGGAGATGATCTGTGGAATTATATCAGATTTGGACGAAAAGAATGTTAAAAACACCAGAGAAGAAGTCCTGAAAACCAAGATTGATCAGGTTGATGAAATAAAAAGCATGAAAGTGGAGGTTGAATGGCTTCGCACAAGGCTAGTTGAGGCACTTGACGCAAGGGAGATTATGAAGAAGTTTGTTATGCTAAAAGAGAAAACAGACGATAACAGGAAGCTCATTGAAGACGTTGAAAGTGAATTGAAAGAAtgtgaagaagagaagaaggaaGCATCAGAGAGGTTGAGAGAAATATGTGATAAAGAGACTGCTTGCAAACAGAGATTGGCCATAGCGAAGGAAGAGTCTGCCACAATATCTACAACAGTTGGGTATGCTAAATCTAAAGTCAAACGCTTTCTGAAATGCTCAGTGGTAGATGGTTTGTTTTAG
- the LOC120575829 gene encoding uncharacterized protein isoform X2 has translation MQPRRIKRQRKNKKDEDVNISNSDSTTNNNNNMANQVPEEGSDQVESMSRYLVQVVYPLTMEPELEHKEAENVENSTGGIPENMGELGEAEMSFSHNSNKMAGQIALEEKVPLEKESLSGKIQASNRFEENAPLEKQSLSGEIQASNRFEEVTNMKSISRAGCLSPSFSLKLTEVVDMVRNEDGDEVDSNVRSRPEDTINGYQVKPEFMPMLRKIIGKHGDIAKNCLAKSVKFRSVLLEMICGIISDLDEKNVKNTREEVLKTKIDQVDEIKSMKVEVEWLRTRLVEALDAREIMKKFVMLKEKTDDNRKLIEDVESELKECEEEKKEASERLREICDKETACKQRLAIAKEESATISTTVGYAKSKVKRFLKCSVVDGLF, from the exons ATGCAACCAAGGAGGATAAAGAGACAAAGGAAGaacaaaaaggatgaagatGTCAACATTTCTAACTCAGATTCaaccacaaacaacaataacaacatg GCAAATCAAGTTCCAGAAGAAGGTTCTGATCAAGTAGAATCCATGTCAAGATACCTAGTACAAGTTGTTTATCCTCTCACAATGGAACCAGAGTTGGAGCATAAAGAGGctgaaaatgttgaaaattCAACAGGAGGTATACCTGAGAATATGGGAGAATTAGGTGAGGCTGAAATGTCATTCTCccataattcaaataaaatggCTGGACAGATTGCATTAGAAGAAAAGGTCCCTCTTGAAAAGGAGTCTTTGTCAGGGAAAATTCAAGCCTCAAATAGGTTTGAGGAAAATGCCCCTCTTGAAAAGCAGTCTTTGTCAGGGGAAATTCAAGCCTCAAATAGGTTTGAGGAAGTGACAAATATGAAGTCTATTTCAAGGGCTGGATGTCTATCCCCATCTTTTAGCCTCAAACTAACTGAAGTGGTTGACATGGTCAGAAATGAAGATGGTGATGAGGTTGATTCAAATGTACGAAGCCGGCCTGAGGATACGATTAATGGATACCAAGTGAAACCGGAATTTATGCCGATGTTAAGAAAAATTATCGGTAAGCATGGAGATATTGCTAAGAATTGCTTGGCAAAGTCTGTAAAATTCCGTTCGGTGTTGTTGGAGATGATCTGTGGAATTATATCAGATTTGGACGAAAAGAATGTTAAAAACACCAGAGAAGAAGTCCTGAAAACCAAGATTGATCAGGTTGATGAAATAAAAAGCATGAAAGTGGAGGTTGAATGGCTTCGCACAAGGCTAGTTGAGGCACTTGACGCAAGGGAGATTATGAAGAAGTTTGTTATGCTAAAAGAGAAAACAGACGATAACAGGAAGCTCATTGAAGACGTTGAAAGTGAATTGAAAGAAtgtgaagaagagaagaaggaaGCATCAGAGAGGTTGAGAGAAATATGTGATAAAGAGACTGCTTGCAAACAGAGATTGGCCATAGCGAAGGAAGAGTCTGCCACAATATCTACAACAGTTGGGTATGCTAAATCTAAAGTCAAACGCTTTCTGAAATGCTCAGTGGTAGATGGTTTGTTTTAG